One part of the Roseomonas gilardii genome encodes these proteins:
- a CDS encoding 3-hydroxyacyl-CoA dehydrogenase NAD-binding domain-containing protein, with translation MHPVHATTRGEVAVVTIDHPPVNALGAAVRAAISEAIVAACADDGVRAIVLTAAGKLFVAGADISEFGKPPVPPSLPDIVAAIEDASKPVVAAMGGAALGGGLELAMACHARVAGPGARLGLPEIRLGIIPGAGGTQRLPRLTGAAPAFALMLSGEPVGAERALALGMIDKVVAPENLLDAASALALQLAEAGTWSKVRDRSDRLTEADRSAFEAAAASALKRPGLAPNVPALVDAVRGCFDRPFATALAAERAHFQELVVHPSAKAQRYLFFAEREAARLPGIGREVKARPIARAAVIGAGTMGGGIAMCFAQAGIPVTLIDVQEKAVEAGMSRIRSNYEASVKRGSLSGEAMEQRLALIASAVGLDAAASSDIVVEAAFEDMGVKSEIFGRLGELTRPGTILATNTSYLDVDAIAAASGRPQDVVGLHFFSPANVMRLLEVVRAAETAPDVLVTAMELGRRLGKLPVVVGVCYGFVGNRMLAKRTQAAERLLLAGALPHEVDTAVTRFGFRMGPFAMMDLAGIDIGWRARKATGAKSPVADALAEQGHFGQKTGRGFYLYPDGARSGSRNPEVETLIASLSESRGITRRRFSEEEILARLFYPMVNEGARILDEGIAARAGDIDLIWVNGYNWPAVTGGPMHWAEGVGLARIVTELERLAEESGDESLQPSPLLRRLSLGSGTFAGREAA, from the coding sequence ATGCATCCTGTTCACGCCACGACCAGGGGCGAAGTCGCCGTCGTCACCATCGACCATCCGCCCGTGAATGCCCTGGGCGCTGCTGTGCGCGCCGCCATCTCCGAGGCAATCGTCGCCGCCTGCGCCGATGACGGCGTCAGGGCCATCGTGCTGACAGCCGCCGGCAAGCTGTTCGTGGCGGGCGCCGATATCTCGGAATTCGGCAAGCCGCCCGTGCCCCCTTCCCTGCCCGACATCGTGGCCGCCATAGAGGATGCCTCCAAGCCGGTCGTGGCCGCCATGGGCGGCGCCGCGCTCGGGGGCGGCCTGGAGCTGGCCATGGCCTGCCACGCGCGGGTGGCGGGCCCCGGCGCCAGGCTCGGCCTTCCGGAGATCAGGCTCGGGATCATCCCCGGTGCCGGAGGCACCCAGCGCCTTCCACGCCTCACCGGCGCGGCACCGGCCTTCGCTCTCATGCTCTCGGGCGAGCCGGTCGGCGCGGAGCGCGCCCTGGCGCTTGGCATGATCGACAAGGTGGTGGCACCCGAGAACCTTCTCGACGCCGCATCCGCCCTGGCGCTGCAACTGGCCGAGGCGGGCACATGGTCCAAGGTGCGGGACCGTTCCGATCGCCTGACCGAAGCCGACCGGAGCGCCTTCGAGGCCGCCGCGGCGTCGGCGCTGAAGCGACCCGGCCTCGCCCCCAATGTACCGGCCCTGGTCGATGCCGTCCGCGGCTGCTTCGACCGGCCCTTCGCGACCGCCCTCGCGGCGGAGCGGGCGCATTTCCAGGAGCTGGTGGTCCATCCGAGCGCGAAGGCGCAGCGCTATCTCTTCTTCGCGGAGCGGGAAGCCGCCCGTCTGCCGGGTATCGGCCGGGAGGTGAAGGCACGTCCCATCGCGCGGGCCGCCGTGATCGGCGCCGGCACGATGGGCGGCGGCATCGCCATGTGCTTCGCCCAAGCGGGCATTCCGGTGACCCTCATCGACGTGCAGGAGAAGGCCGTGGAAGCGGGGATGTCGCGCATCCGCAGCAACTACGAAGCTTCGGTGAAGCGGGGATCACTGTCCGGGGAGGCCATGGAGCAGCGCCTCGCCCTCATCGCCTCCGCCGTGGGGCTGGACGCCGCGGCCTCCTCCGACATCGTGGTGGAAGCCGCCTTCGAGGATATGGGCGTGAAGTCGGAGATCTTCGGTCGGCTGGGGGAGCTGACGCGGCCCGGCACCATCCTGGCCACCAACACCTCCTATCTGGATGTCGATGCGATCGCCGCCGCCAGCGGCAGGCCCCAGGATGTGGTCGGCCTGCACTTCTTCAGCCCGGCGAATGTGATGCGCCTGCTGGAAGTGGTCCGGGCTGCGGAGACGGCGCCGGATGTGCTGGTGACCGCCATGGAACTCGGCCGCCGCCTCGGCAAGCTGCCGGTCGTCGTCGGCGTGTGCTACGGCTTCGTCGGCAACCGCATGCTGGCGAAGCGGACCCAGGCCGCGGAGCGGCTGCTCCTGGCGGGCGCTTTGCCCCATGAGGTGGACACGGCCGTCACCCGGTTCGGCTTCCGCATGGGCCCCTTCGCCATGATGGATCTTGCCGGGATCGATATCGGGTGGCGGGCGCGCAAGGCCACCGGCGCGAAGTCCCCGGTGGCGGATGCGCTCGCGGAACAGGGGCATTTCGGGCAGAAGACCGGCCGCGGCTTCTACCTCTATCCCGACGGAGCCCGCAGCGGCAGCCGGAACCCAGAGGTCGAGACCCTCATCGCCTCGCTCTCCGAAAGCCGGGGCATCACCCGGCGAAGGTTCAGCGAAGAGGAGATCCTGGCGCGCCTCTTCTACCCGATGGTCAACGAGGGCGCGCGGATCCTCGATGAGGGGATCGCCGCCCGGGCCGGCGACATCGATCTGATCTGGGTGAACGGCTACAACTGGCCCGCCGTCACCGGGGGGCCGATGCACTGGGCCGAGGGCGTTGGGCTCGCCCGGATCGTCACGGAACTGGAGCGGCTGGCCGAGGAGAGCGGCGACGAGAGCCTTCAGCCCTCTCCGCTCCTGCGCCGCCTCTCGCTGGGTTCCGGAACCTTCGCCGGACGGGAGGCAGCCTGA
- a CDS encoding ABC transporter substrate-binding protein encodes MVGAHMPLTGTLARSGQAFNEGMQVAAMMCNAESPRHKIRIDLIDDESTPAKAVSAVEKLSSDGAVAIIGGYGSNIIGPSSDAANKLGKVYITAGAVSDELTQRGLKTFFRINNNAGYQRGVVTLLSDLKPEKISIVASTREAPALLAEGLEKDLTARGVKVTVHKFDPAITDFKPIINKIKIQDKPDIIMMSGYENDYVGIIRAAKVLKPGVKLLVGTWSLATPKMYADFPDLMNNVVGTSFLPFPVQMKSEEGKTFGELYKKTYGKEIEYLSTLSFVETRILCEAIFRSAEAGTLSKGGLADEMRKTDRDTMLGRIQFDQSGDNPNFTLSMGQHRNGQIVLVSPRATATGEIVYPGLPW; translated from the coding sequence GTGGTCGGCGCCCATATGCCCCTGACCGGTACCCTCGCCCGGTCCGGGCAGGCCTTCAACGAAGGCATGCAGGTGGCCGCCATGATGTGCAACGCGGAGTCGCCGCGCCACAAGATCAGGATCGACCTCATCGACGACGAGAGCACGCCCGCGAAGGCCGTTTCCGCCGTCGAGAAGCTGTCCTCGGACGGTGCGGTGGCGATCATCGGCGGCTATGGCTCGAACATCATCGGCCCGTCCTCCGATGCCGCGAACAAGCTCGGCAAGGTGTACATCACCGCCGGCGCGGTCAGCGACGAGCTCACCCAGCGCGGGCTGAAGACCTTCTTCCGCATCAACAACAACGCCGGCTACCAGCGCGGCGTCGTCACGCTTCTTTCCGACCTGAAGCCGGAGAAGATCTCCATCGTGGCCTCCACGCGGGAGGCGCCGGCGCTCCTCGCGGAAGGGCTGGAGAAGGACCTCACCGCCCGGGGGGTCAAGGTGACGGTGCACAAGTTCGACCCGGCCATCACCGACTTCAAGCCGATCATCAACAAGATCAAGATCCAGGACAAGCCGGACATCATCATGATGTCGGGCTACGAGAACGACTATGTCGGGATCATCCGCGCCGCCAAGGTGCTGAAGCCTGGCGTGAAGCTGCTCGTCGGCACCTGGTCCCTGGCGACGCCGAAGATGTATGCCGACTTTCCGGATCTGATGAACAACGTCGTCGGCACCTCCTTCCTGCCCTTTCCTGTCCAGATGAAGAGCGAGGAGGGAAAGACGTTCGGCGAGCTCTACAAGAAGACCTATGGCAAGGAGATCGAATATCTCTCGACCCTGAGCTTCGTCGAGACACGGATCCTCTGCGAGGCGATCTTCCGGAGCGCCGAGGCCGGCACCCTGTCCAAGGGCGGGCTTGCCGATGAGATGCGCAAGACCGATCGCGACACCATGCTCGGCCGCATCCAGTTCGACCAGTCCGGCGACAATCCGAATTTCACGCTCTCCATGGGGCAGCATCGCAACGGGCAGATCGTCCTGGTGTCCCCCCGCGCCACGGCCACCGGGGAAATCGTCTATCCCGGCCTGCCCTGGTGA
- a CDS encoding branched-chain amino acid ABC transporter permease, whose amino-acid sequence MTELILQALFSGVLIGSVYALVALGLALAFGAMRIINLAHGELVLLAAYMAYFTEARAGLNPYAAIPLALLAVLLVSWGLVFLVSRIKEHRELNSLILTFAIGIILTNAILLVFTSDVRTTGSATLQDAVSLGDLFAMRGEIVAFFVSLLLMGFLWWWLKSSWYGRAVRAVSSNRDAARLMGINPARIETASFLVAGTLAAFAGVALYTMSVIQPATGHALTVKAFIITVLAGVGSIPGVFLGAILLGVTEALTVTLASSALQELAGMVLFLLVLFLMPNGLFGARARRG is encoded by the coding sequence ATGACCGAGCTCATCCTACAGGCGCTGTTCTCCGGGGTGCTGATCGGCAGCGTCTATGCGCTGGTCGCACTGGGCCTGGCCCTTGCCTTCGGGGCCATGCGCATCATCAACCTGGCGCATGGCGAGCTGGTGCTTCTTGCGGCCTATATGGCGTATTTCACGGAGGCACGCGCCGGGCTGAACCCCTATGCCGCCATCCCGCTGGCACTCCTCGCCGTCCTGCTGGTGAGTTGGGGGCTGGTTTTCCTCGTGAGCCGGATCAAGGAGCATCGCGAGCTGAACTCGCTGATCCTGACCTTCGCCATCGGGATCATCCTCACCAACGCCATCCTGCTCGTCTTCACGAGCGATGTCCGTACCACCGGCTCCGCCACGCTCCAGGACGCCGTCTCCCTCGGCGATCTCTTCGCGATGCGCGGCGAGATCGTCGCCTTCTTCGTCTCGCTGCTGCTGATGGGCTTCCTGTGGTGGTGGCTGAAATCCAGCTGGTACGGCCGCGCCGTGCGGGCCGTATCCTCCAACCGTGACGCGGCGCGGCTGATGGGCATCAATCCTGCGCGCATCGAAACGGCATCCTTCCTGGTGGCGGGAACCCTGGCCGCCTTCGCCGGCGTGGCGCTCTACACCATGAGCGTCATCCAGCCCGCCACCGGACACGCGCTGACCGTGAAGGCCTTCATCATCACGGTGCTGGCGGGCGTCGGATCGATACCCGGCGTCTTCCTCGGAGCCATTCTCCTCGGCGTCACGGAGGCGCTGACCGTGACGCTCGCCTCGTCCGCCCTCCAGGAACTGGCCGGAATGGTCCTCTTCCTGCTGGTGCTCTTCCTTATGCCGAACGGCCTGTTCGGTGCGCGTGCCCGGCGCGGATGA
- a CDS encoding branched-chain amino acid ABC transporter permease, translating into MSATSTLGRHAQPRHNRLFMFVGGFVLVLAILPLIAGASPYLLGLLISALILSGLALSWALLGNLGGMVSFGHAAFFGVGSYASALLAGKLGLPVLLAIPLGGLSATIASLAMLPALRLSGPYFALAILAYAQIFRILATELDWLTGGSAGLQRYPGLPDILGLDLASRAGSYVLVLVAVVLSALVYMAIRRSHTGTALRAIADSEDATRVVGVNSTLLKTWMLLLSAFIAGVFGALNAHIIGFLEPDYAFSGTWSVMPIIAAVFGGYRTVLGPVLGAVVIYLFDQVIAKSLIPVGHQILLGVVLAVMVLIAPNGLAGLMSRFRAKFGEKSHAGA; encoded by the coding sequence ATGTCCGCAACCTCCACCCTCGGCCGCCATGCGCAGCCGCGTCACAACCGCCTTTTCATGTTCGTGGGCGGCTTCGTCCTCGTCCTGGCGATCCTGCCCCTGATCGCCGGTGCCAGCCCCTATCTCCTGGGTCTGCTCATCTCGGCGCTGATCCTGTCCGGCCTTGCCCTGTCCTGGGCCCTGCTGGGTAATCTCGGCGGCATGGTCTCTTTCGGCCATGCCGCCTTCTTCGGCGTGGGCTCCTATGCCTCGGCCCTGCTGGCGGGAAAGCTCGGGCTGCCGGTGCTTCTGGCCATCCCGCTCGGCGGCCTCTCCGCGACGATTGCATCGCTCGCCATGCTTCCCGCGTTGCGCCTGTCCGGGCCGTATTTCGCGCTCGCCATCCTCGCCTATGCGCAGATCTTCCGCATCCTCGCGACGGAGCTGGACTGGCTGACCGGCGGATCGGCCGGGTTGCAGAGATATCCCGGCCTGCCGGACATCCTGGGCCTGGACCTCGCCAGCCGCGCGGGGAGCTATGTTCTCGTCCTGGTCGCTGTTGTCCTGTCCGCCCTGGTCTACATGGCTATCCGGCGCAGCCACACGGGCACCGCGCTTCGCGCCATCGCCGACAGCGAGGACGCCACCCGCGTCGTGGGGGTCAACTCGACGCTTCTGAAGACCTGGATGCTGCTCCTCTCGGCCTTCATCGCCGGCGTGTTCGGGGCCCTGAACGCCCATATCATCGGCTTCCTGGAGCCCGACTACGCCTTCTCCGGCACCTGGAGCGTCATGCCCATCATCGCCGCGGTCTTCGGCGGCTACCGCACCGTGCTGGGCCCCGTGCTGGGCGCGGTGGTGATCTACCTCTTCGATCAGGTCATCGCGAAGAGCCTGATCCCCGTCGGGCACCAGATCCTGCTCGGCGTGGTGCTGGCTGTCATGGTGCTGATCGCGCCCAACGGGCTCGCCGGCCTGATGTCCCGGTTCCGCGCCAAGTTCGGGGAAAAGAGCCATGCTGGAGCTTGA
- a CDS encoding ABC transporter ATP-binding protein, with protein MLELDAVTVRFGGLTALSNISFGIGKGEILGLVGPNGAGKTTLFNCISGLVKARGRIAFEGRDIIRLPLHRRARVGIGRTFQITQPMHHLSVRENLAVAQVFGAGRFDPARIDEILSVMELSHKADLDAATSLALQELKRLEIAKALATEPKLLLLDEVLAGLESNAKRQFMLKLKELHRLFGLTIVIVEHDIETISGLCSRAVVLSFGQLIADGTPDEVFRDPAVMESYTGTAHA; from the coding sequence ATGCTGGAGCTTGATGCCGTCACCGTCCGCTTCGGCGGGCTCACCGCTCTCTCCAACATCTCCTTCGGGATCGGGAAGGGGGAGATCCTGGGGCTTGTCGGCCCCAACGGCGCCGGCAAGACGACGCTGTTCAACTGCATATCCGGCCTGGTGAAGGCCCGTGGACGCATCGCCTTCGAGGGGAGGGATATTATCCGCCTGCCTCTCCACAGGCGGGCACGCGTGGGGATCGGCAGGACCTTCCAGATCACCCAGCCCATGCACCATCTCTCGGTCCGGGAGAATCTCGCGGTGGCGCAGGTCTTCGGGGCGGGACGGTTCGACCCGGCCAGGATCGACGAGATCCTCTCCGTGATGGAACTGTCCCACAAGGCGGATCTCGATGCCGCCACCTCCCTGGCCCTGCAGGAGCTCAAGCGCCTGGAGATCGCCAAGGCGCTGGCGACCGAGCCGAAGCTCCTTCTTCTCGACGAGGTGCTGGCGGGGCTCGAAAGCAACGCGAAACGCCAGTTCATGCTGAAGCTGAAGGAACTCCACCGTCTCTTCGGCCTGACCATCGTGATCGTGGAGCATGACATCGAGACGATCTCCGGGCTTTGCAGCCGCGCCGTCGTGCTGAGCTTTGGTCAGCTCATCGCCGACGGAACCCCCGACGAGGTCTTCCGCGATCCGGCGGTGATGGAAAGCTATACGGGGACCGCCCATGCTTGA
- a CDS encoding ABC transporter ATP-binding protein: protein MLETRHLTSGYGAITVLWDLSLTFREGALTAIVGPNGAGKTTLLRTLVGLLPYQGEVLLGGEPIRRKTWDLVGEGIVMVPEGRLLFRDMTVEENLCLGAYPKRCRNEMAANLDRVYAFFPRLKERRQQIAGSLSGGEAQMVAMGRGLMAKPRILLIDEPSLGLAPVIVNEVFDIIRRLKSDGITIVLIEQNTRMALAVADDVHLMRSGKVVLSEPAAGMDLDRLHDFYFAREVVN from the coding sequence ATGCTTGAGACCCGCCACCTGACATCCGGATACGGCGCCATCACCGTCCTCTGGGATCTCAGCCTCACCTTCCGGGAGGGAGCGCTCACCGCCATCGTGGGGCCGAACGGGGCGGGGAAGACCACCCTGCTGCGCACGCTGGTCGGCCTGCTCCCCTATCAGGGCGAGGTCCTGCTCGGTGGCGAGCCGATCCGACGCAAGACCTGGGATCTGGTTGGGGAGGGGATCGTCATGGTTCCGGAGGGCCGGTTGCTCTTCCGCGACATGACCGTGGAGGAAAATCTCTGCCTGGGCGCCTATCCCAAGCGGTGCCGGAACGAAATGGCGGCCAACCTCGATCGCGTCTATGCCTTCTTCCCCCGTCTGAAGGAGCGGCGCCAGCAGATCGCCGGTTCGCTTTCCGGCGGCGAGGCCCAGATGGTGGCGATGGGGCGCGGGCTGATGGCCAAGCCGCGGATCCTTCTCATCGACGAACCGTCTTTGGGGCTGGCTCCGGTCATCGTCAACGAGGTGTTCGACATCATCCGCCGGCTGAAGTCCGACGGCATCACCATCGTGCTGATCGAGCAGAACACCCGGATGGCCCTCGCGGTGGCCGACGATGTCCATCTGATGCGCTCGGGCAAGGTCGTTCTGTCGGAACCGGCGGCCGGCATGGACCTCGACCGCCTGCATGATTTCTACTTTGCGCGGGAGGTGGTGAACTGA